A region from the Actinomycetes bacterium genome encodes:
- a CDS encoding metal-sensing transcriptional repressor, whose product MACPTGRCITGRCIREGRNALTQTSAVDKAPTRVAVELLDDHLRHCVRDGVASNGPQAETIVTEAAEAVARLVHA is encoded by the coding sequence ATGGCCTGTCCGACCGGAAGATGCATCACCGGAAGATGCATCAGGGAGGGGCGCAATGCGCTGACCCAGACCAGCGCGGTGGACAAGGCGCCTACGAGGGTCGCCGTGGAGTTGCTCGACGATCACCTGCGTCACTGCGTCCGCGACGGCGTCGCCAGCAACGGCCCACAGGCCGAGACCATCGTCACCGAGGCGGCCGAAGCGGTCGCGCGCCTGGTGCACGCCTGA
- a CDS encoding GNAT family N-acetyltransferase, giving the protein MCPGCSTSSVARTAPRPGCSPATPALPGDKHGSARPGSPGVVQRLGRATRGTPLAVAGSSRHPLGMVQLQRVASADLPRAELQAVRRLLDQAFEGRFTADDWHHTLGGLHVLALEEREVVAHAAVVDRTLAAGGRPLQTGYVEGVASRRDRRRQGLATLVLRDADRIILEHYQLGALSDGTAIPGFYERLGWERWRGPTFVASTLGPVRTADDDDSVMVLRTPATGDLDLAAPLVCDWRNGGVW; this is encoded by the coding sequence ATGTGTCCCGGGTGCTCGACAAGCTCGGTTGCGCGAACCGCACCCAGGCCGGGCTGCTCGCCCGCGACGCCGGCATTGCCGGGCGACAAGCACGGCTCGGCACGCCCGGGTTCGCCCGGGGTGGTGCAACGCCTGGGTCGGGCGACCCGGGGAACGCCGCTGGCGGTCGCAGGCTCCTCGCGCCATCCTCTGGGCATGGTGCAACTGCAGAGGGTTGCCTCAGCGGACCTTCCCAGGGCGGAACTGCAGGCCGTGCGCCGACTGCTGGACCAGGCGTTCGAGGGTCGCTTCACCGCCGACGACTGGCACCACACCCTGGGCGGGCTCCACGTGCTTGCGCTCGAGGAGCGCGAGGTGGTGGCGCATGCGGCGGTGGTGGACCGGACGCTTGCCGCCGGAGGTCGCCCACTGCAGACCGGCTACGTGGAAGGTGTCGCCAGCCGGCGTGACCGCCGCCGGCAAGGCCTTGCCACGCTGGTGCTCCGGGACGCCGACCGGATCATCCTTGAGCACTACCAGCTGGGAGCCCTCTCGGACGGGACCGCCATCCCAGGCTTCTATGAGCGGCTCGGCTGGGAGCGTTGGCGAGGGCCGACCTTCGTCGCATCCACGCTCGGCCCTGTTCGTACCGCCGATGACGACGACAGCGTGATGGTGCTGCGGACCCCCGCCACAGGCGACCTCGACCTGGCCGCCCCGTTGGTCTGCGACTGGCGGAACGGCGGCGTCTGGTGA